From the Caballeronia sp. NK8 genome, one window contains:
- a CDS encoding transporter substrate-binding domain-containing protein: MQRTSVSLAASALVMSLALTGAAQAQTIQAGAVAGAKPAASAPAAVAPSRLDDILARHTLRICTTGDYKPYSFLRPDGQFEGIDIDLADSLAKSLGAKAEYVKTSWSNLMNDFVSKCDIAVGGISTTLERQKRAFFTAPYMEDGKTPIVRCGDVDKYQTVEQIDQPNVRTIVNPGGTNERFAKQFFPHSQLIEYPDNVTIFKQILEGKADVMVTDASETLLQQKLNPGLCSVHPDKPFQFGEKAYLLPRGDVPFQQYVDQWLHLARSSGEFQGVYDKWLK, encoded by the coding sequence ATGCAACGCACGTCTGTCAGTCTCGCTGCTTCCGCCCTTGTCATGTCGCTCGCGCTCACGGGCGCCGCGCAGGCTCAAACGATTCAGGCCGGCGCCGTCGCCGGCGCGAAGCCTGCGGCATCGGCGCCCGCCGCCGTGGCGCCCTCGCGGCTCGACGATATCCTCGCGCGCCACACGCTGCGCATCTGCACGACGGGCGACTACAAGCCTTACTCGTTCCTGCGCCCGGACGGACAGTTCGAGGGGATCGACATCGATCTCGCGGACAGCCTCGCGAAGTCGCTCGGCGCGAAGGCGGAGTATGTGAAAACGTCGTGGTCGAACCTGATGAACGATTTCGTCTCCAAGTGCGACATCGCCGTGGGCGGCATCTCGACCACACTGGAGCGACAAAAGCGCGCGTTCTTCACGGCGCCGTACATGGAAGACGGCAAAACGCCCATCGTGCGTTGCGGTGATGTCGACAAATATCAGACCGTCGAGCAGATCGATCAGCCGAACGTGCGGACCATCGTCAATCCGGGCGGCACCAACGAGCGGTTCGCGAAGCAGTTCTTTCCGCACTCGCAGTTGATCGAGTATCCGGACAACGTGACCATCTTCAAGCAGATCCTCGAAGGCAAGGCCGACGTGATGGTCACGGACGCATCCGAAACCCTGCTTCAGCAAAAGCTCAATCCCGGCTTGTGCTCGGTGCATCCGGACAAGCCGTTCCAGTTCGGCGAAAAGGCGTATCTGCTGCCGCGCGGCGACGTGCCGTTTCAGCAGTATGTCGATCAGTGGCTGCATCTCGCCCGGTCGTCGGGCGAGTTTCAGGGCGTGTACGACAAGTGGCTGAAGTAA
- a CDS encoding alpha/beta hydrolase: MTIDAALLRYYRASAEAFPPLGADADAQTVRKRFSDIAKAYARERGSDVIAEDIEIPLEGRTLAARVYKAKAARGPLPLIVYFHGGGWVIGDLDTHDGLVEQLALDSQCAVVSVDYRLAPEYPFPAPCDDALDALIWLAEHRSRLGFATDRLAVGGDSAGAHLAVVAARGANQRVAGLVGLQLLLYPALRRQFESPSCIANANGPGLTNDEMKWYWTQFLSGEAPHEHDVRAFPLSEPYERTPAPAIVVAAGYDPLYDDACELKRFLEANGGRVEMIDGRDMTHGFARIHSQSDAALGWLRRLGERAGELTRVAR; the protein is encoded by the coding sequence ATGACCATCGATGCAGCCTTGCTTCGCTACTACCGCGCGAGTGCCGAAGCCTTTCCTCCTTTGGGGGCGGATGCGGACGCGCAAACGGTGCGCAAGCGCTTCAGCGACATTGCCAAAGCTTACGCCCGCGAACGTGGCAGCGACGTGATTGCCGAAGACATCGAGATTCCGCTGGAAGGCCGCACGCTTGCCGCCCGCGTCTACAAGGCGAAAGCAGCCCGCGGCCCGTTGCCGCTCATTGTCTACTTCCATGGCGGCGGCTGGGTGATCGGTGATCTGGACACGCACGACGGTCTCGTCGAACAACTCGCACTGGATTCACAGTGCGCTGTCGTGAGCGTCGACTATCGGCTTGCGCCCGAATACCCGTTTCCCGCGCCGTGCGACGACGCGCTCGACGCCCTGATCTGGCTCGCGGAGCATCGCTCGCGTCTCGGCTTCGCGACCGACCGGCTCGCCGTCGGCGGCGACAGCGCGGGCGCGCATCTGGCCGTCGTCGCGGCGCGCGGCGCGAACCAGCGCGTGGCTGGCCTCGTCGGTCTGCAATTGCTGCTCTATCCGGCGCTGCGGCGGCAGTTCGAAAGCCCCAGTTGCATCGCCAATGCGAACGGCCCCGGCCTCACCAACGACGAAATGAAGTGGTACTGGACCCAGTTTCTGTCGGGCGAAGCGCCGCACGAACACGATGTGCGCGCGTTTCCGCTGTCCGAACCGTACGAGCGCACGCCGGCGCCCGCGATCGTCGTCGCGGCGGGCTACGATCCGCTCTACGACGACGCCTGCGAGCTCAAGCGCTTTCTGGAAGCCAACGGCGGCCGCGTCGAGATGATCGATGGGCGCGACATGACGCACGGCTTTGCGCGCATCCATTCGCAATCCGACGCGGCACTCGGCTGGCTGCGCCGGCTCGGCGAACGCGCGGGCGAACTCACGCGCGTGGCGCGCTGA
- a CDS encoding AMP-binding protein, whose product MAIEPTQAGAQIEPRDGISHVRGATDIPLTNATVSRFFLETVSRFPDRPAVVFREQNIRWTWREFANEVDVLASGLLALGIQAGDRVGIWSPNRAEWLLTQFATARMGAVLVNINPAYRLAELEYALNKVGCKAIIAAEQFKSSKYLEMLQALAPELADAAPNALNAAKLPELRAVIRMGEGKTPGMLNFNDVMHTGRAQADAAKLDSLEAQFGSDEAINIQFTSGTTGNPKGATLTHRNIVNNARYIAMAMRLTEQDSLCIPVPLYHCFGMVLAVLACVSTGCAMVFPGEAFDPGATLTAVHEEKCTALHGVPTMFIAELDHPDFSKYDLSRLRTGIMAGSPCPIETMKRVVSTMHLSEITIAYGMTETSPVSFQSSTTDPLDKRTTTVGRIQPHLEVKIVDPLGNIVPVGETGELCTRGYSVMKGYWNDDAKTREAIVDGWMHTGDLATLDAEGYCNIVGRLKDMLIRGGENIYPREIEEFLFRHPKVQSVQVFGVPDQKYGEEVCAWIVVRPGEQASEEDIREFCQGQIAHYKIPRYIRFVDELPMTVTGKAQKFVMRARMIDELKLAEAKTA is encoded by the coding sequence ATGGCAATTGAACCGACGCAAGCCGGCGCGCAGATCGAACCGCGCGACGGCATTTCCCACGTTCGCGGCGCGACCGACATCCCGTTGACGAACGCAACCGTTTCGCGCTTTTTTCTCGAAACAGTGAGCCGGTTTCCCGACCGCCCGGCCGTCGTGTTCCGCGAGCAGAACATCCGCTGGACCTGGCGCGAGTTCGCCAATGAAGTCGATGTGCTGGCGAGCGGGCTGCTCGCGCTCGGCATCCAGGCGGGCGACCGCGTCGGCATCTGGTCGCCGAATCGCGCGGAATGGCTGCTGACGCAATTCGCCACCGCGCGCATGGGCGCGGTGTTGGTGAACATCAATCCGGCGTATCGGCTGGCCGAGCTCGAATATGCGCTGAACAAGGTCGGGTGCAAGGCGATCATCGCGGCCGAGCAGTTCAAGTCATCGAAATATCTGGAGATGCTCCAGGCGCTCGCACCCGAGCTCGCCGACGCCGCGCCTAACGCGCTGAACGCCGCGAAGCTGCCGGAATTGCGCGCCGTGATCCGCATGGGCGAGGGCAAGACGCCCGGCATGCTCAACTTCAATGACGTGATGCACACGGGCCGCGCGCAGGCCGATGCCGCGAAACTGGATTCGCTCGAAGCGCAGTTCGGCTCGGACGAGGCGATCAACATCCAGTTCACGAGCGGCACGACCGGCAATCCGAAGGGCGCGACGCTGACGCATCGGAATATCGTCAATAACGCACGCTACATCGCGATGGCGATGCGGCTCACGGAGCAGGATTCGCTCTGCATTCCCGTGCCGCTGTACCACTGCTTCGGCATGGTGCTGGCCGTGCTGGCGTGCGTCTCGACCGGCTGCGCGATGGTCTTTCCTGGCGAAGCCTTCGACCCGGGCGCGACGCTCACCGCGGTCCACGAGGAGAAGTGCACCGCGCTGCACGGCGTGCCGACGATGTTCATTGCCGAACTCGATCACCCCGACTTCTCGAAATACGACCTGAGCCGCTTGCGCACCGGCATCATGGCGGGCTCGCCATGTCCGATCGAGACGATGAAGCGTGTCGTTTCGACGATGCACCTGAGCGAGATCACGATCGCGTACGGGATGACGGAGACCAGTCCGGTATCGTTCCAGAGCTCGACGACCGATCCCCTCGACAAGCGCACGACGACCGTCGGACGCATTCAGCCGCATCTGGAGGTGAAGATCGTCGATCCGCTGGGGAATATCGTGCCGGTCGGCGAGACCGGCGAGCTGTGCACGCGCGGCTACTCGGTGATGAAGGGCTACTGGAACGACGACGCGAAGACGCGCGAGGCCATCGTCGACGGCTGGATGCACACCGGCGACCTCGCGACCCTCGACGCAGAAGGTTACTGCAACATCGTCGGGCGGCTGAAGGACATGCTGATCCGCGGCGGCGAGAACATCTATCCGCGCGAAATCGAAGAATTCCTCTTCCGTCATCCGAAGGTGCAGTCCGTGCAGGTGTTCGGCGTGCCGGATCAGAAGTACGGCGAGGAAGTGTGCGCGTGGATTGTCGTGCGTCCGGGCGAACAGGCGAGCGAAGAGGATATCCGCGAGTTCTGCCAGGGGCAGATCGCGCACTACAAGATCCCGCGCTATATCCGCTTCGTCGACGAACTGCCCATGACCGTCACCGGCAAGGCGCAAAAGTTCGTGATGCGCGCCCGCATGATCGACGAGTTGAAGCTGGCCGAAGCGAAAACCGCGTAA
- a CDS encoding F0F1 ATP synthase subunit epsilon — MATIKVDVVSAEEQIFSGQAKFVALPGEAGELGILPGHTPLITRIRPGAVRIEAEDGSEEFVFVAGGILEIQPGIVTVLADTAIRGADLDEAKAEQAKKRAEEAIQNNTSELEYATAQAELAYATAQLAAIQRLRKAHAKH, encoded by the coding sequence ATGGCAACCATCAAGGTAGACGTCGTCAGCGCGGAAGAGCAGATCTTCTCGGGCCAGGCGAAGTTCGTCGCGCTGCCGGGCGAAGCGGGTGAACTGGGCATTCTGCCCGGCCACACGCCGCTCATCACGCGTATTCGTCCGGGCGCGGTGCGCATCGAGGCGGAAGACGGCTCGGAAGAGTTCGTGTTCGTTGCAGGCGGGATTCTCGAAATCCAGCCGGGCATCGTGACCGTACTCGCCGATACCGCCATCCGCGGCGCCGATCTCGACGAAGCGAAAGCGGAGCAGGCGAAGAAGCGTGCCGAGGAAGCGATTCAGAACAACACCTCGGAGCTCGAGTATGCGACCGCGCAAGCGGAACTCGCTTACGCGACAGCACAGCTCGCAGCGATTCAACGTCTGCGCAAGGCACACGCGAAGCACTGA
- the atpD gene encoding F0F1 ATP synthase subunit beta, with the protein MSTTALVEGKIVQCIGAVIDVEFPRAHMPKIYDALILEGTELTLEVQQQLGDGVVRTICLGASDGLRRGTMVKNTGKPISVPVGKPTLGRIMDVLGRPIDEAGPIDSTTVRSIHQQAPKFDELSPSTELLETGIKVIDLICPFAKGGKVGLFGGAGVGKTVNMMELINNIAKEHGGYSVFAGVGERTREGNDFYHEMKDSNVLDKVALVYGQMNEPPGNRLRVALTGLTMAEHFRDEGLDVLFFVDNIYRFTLAGTEVSALLGRMPSAVGYQPTLAEEMGKLQERITSTKTGSITSVQAVYVPADDLTDPSPATTFGHLDATVVLSRDIASLGIYPAVDPLDSTSRQIDPNVIGEEHYSITRGVQQTLQRYKELRDIIAILGMDELSPEDKLSVARARKIQRFLSQPFHVAEVFTGSPGKYVPLKETIRGFKMIVEGECDHLPEQAFYMVGTIDEAFEKAKKIQ; encoded by the coding sequence ATGAGTACTACTGCTTTGGTAGAAGGCAAGATCGTACAGTGCATCGGCGCCGTTATCGACGTGGAATTCCCGCGTGCGCACATGCCGAAGATCTACGACGCGCTCATTCTGGAAGGCACCGAACTGACGCTCGAAGTCCAGCAGCAGCTGGGCGACGGCGTGGTGCGCACCATCTGTCTGGGTGCATCCGACGGTCTGCGCCGCGGCACGATGGTCAAGAACACGGGCAAGCCGATCAGCGTGCCGGTCGGCAAGCCGACGCTGGGCCGCATCATGGACGTGCTTGGCCGTCCGATCGACGAAGCGGGCCCGATCGATTCGACCACGGTGCGCTCGATTCACCAGCAAGCGCCGAAGTTCGACGAGCTGTCGCCGTCGACGGAACTGCTCGAAACCGGCATCAAGGTTATCGACCTGATCTGCCCGTTCGCAAAGGGCGGCAAGGTCGGTCTGTTCGGCGGTGCGGGCGTGGGCAAGACCGTGAACATGATGGAACTCATCAACAACATCGCGAAGGAACACGGCGGTTATTCCGTGTTCGCGGGTGTGGGTGAGCGTACCCGTGAAGGGAACGACTTCTATCACGAAATGAAGGACTCGAACGTTCTGGACAAAGTGGCGCTGGTGTACGGCCAGATGAACGAGCCGCCGGGCAACCGTCTGCGCGTCGCGCTGACCGGTCTGACGATGGCCGAGCACTTCCGTGACGAAGGTCTCGACGTTCTCTTCTTCGTCGACAACATCTACCGTTTCACGCTGGCAGGTACGGAAGTGTCCGCACTGCTCGGTCGTATGCCTTCGGCAGTGGGCTATCAGCCGACGCTTGCTGAAGAAATGGGCAAGCTGCAAGAGCGCATCACGTCGACCAAGACCGGCTCGATCACGTCGGTTCAGGCCGTGTACGTCCCTGCGGATGACTTGACCGACCCGTCGCCGGCTACGACCTTCGGCCACCTGGACGCAACTGTCGTGTTGTCGCGTGACATCGCTTCGCTGGGTATCTATCCGGCAGTGGACCCGCTCGATTCGACCTCGCGTCAGATCGACCCGAACGTGATCGGCGAAGAGCACTACTCGATCACGCGCGGCGTGCAGCAAACGCTGCAGCGCTACAAGGAACTGCGCGACATCATCGCGATTCTGGGCATGGACGAACTGTCGCCGGAAGACAAGCTGTCGGTCGCGCGCGCGCGCAAGATCCAGCGTTTCCTGTCGCAGCCGTTCCACGTCGCGGAAGTGTTCACGGGTTCGCCGGGCAAGTACGTGCCGCTGAAGGAAACCATCCGCGGCTTCAAGATGATCGTCGAAGGTGAGTGCGATCATCTGCCGGAGCAGGCGTTCTACATGGTCGGCACGATCGACGAAGCCTTCGAAAAGGCCAAGAAGATCCAGTAA
- the atpG gene encoding F0F1 ATP synthase subunit gamma, producing MAGMKEIRGKIKSVQNTRKITKAMEMVAASKMRRAQERMRSARPYADKVRAIASHMSKANPEYRHPFMVENKGVKTAGLILVTTDKGLCGGMNTNVLRASLLKIKELDQSGVKIEASAIGSKGLGFLNRLKASVVSQVTQLGDTPHLEKLIGAIKVQLDLYSEGKISAVYLAYTRFINTMKQEAVIEQLLPLSAEDLHKEADKQAEGETPKTSWDYIYEPDAQTVVDELLVRYVEALVYQAVAENMASEQSARMVAMKAASDNAKTVINELQLVYNKSRQAAITKELSEIVGGAAAV from the coding sequence ATGGCTGGAATGAAGGAAATTCGCGGCAAGATCAAGAGCGTGCAGAACACGCGCAAGATCACGAAAGCGATGGAAATGGTCGCCGCATCGAAGATGCGCCGCGCCCAGGAACGCATGCGTTCCGCCCGTCCGTATGCCGACAAGGTCCGCGCAATCGCATCGCACATGAGCAAGGCGAACCCTGAGTATCGCCACCCGTTCATGGTCGAGAACAAGGGCGTGAAGACGGCCGGCCTGATCCTCGTCACGACCGACAAGGGTCTGTGCGGCGGCATGAACACGAACGTGCTGCGTGCGTCGCTGCTCAAGATCAAGGAACTCGATCAGAGCGGTGTCAAGATCGAGGCGTCGGCGATCGGCAGCAAGGGTCTCGGGTTCCTGAATCGCCTGAAGGCCAGTGTCGTGTCGCAAGTCACGCAACTGGGCGACACGCCGCATCTGGAAAAGCTGATCGGCGCGATCAAGGTGCAGCTCGACTTGTACTCGGAAGGCAAGATCAGCGCGGTGTACCTGGCGTACACGCGCTTCATCAACACGATGAAGCAGGAAGCGGTGATCGAGCAGCTGCTGCCGTTGTCGGCGGAAGACCTGCACAAGGAAGCGGACAAGCAAGCCGAAGGCGAGACGCCGAAGACCTCGTGGGATTACATCTACGAGCCGGACGCGCAAACCGTGGTGGACGAGCTGCTCGTGCGCTACGTTGAAGCGCTCGTCTATCAGGCAGTCGCGGAAAACATGGCGTCGGAGCAATCGGCGCGGATGGTCGCGATGAAGGCCGCTTCGGACAATGCGAAGACCGTGATCAACGAACTGCAGCTCGTCTACAACAAGAGCCGCCAGGCCGCGATTACGAAAGAACTGTCGGAAATCGTCGGCGGCGCCGCAGCGGTCTGA
- the atpA gene encoding F0F1 ATP synthase subunit alpha, producing the protein MQLNPSEISELIKSRIQGLEASADVRNQGTVISVTDGIVRIHGLSEVMQGEMLEFPGNTFGLALNLERDSVGAVILGQYEHISEGDIVKTTGRILEVPVGPELIGRVVDALGNPIDGKGPINAKATDAIEKIAPGVIWRKSVSQPVQTGLKSIDSMVPIGRGQRELIIGDRQCGKTAVAVDAIINQKGKDLFCIYVAIGQKASSIMNVVRKLEETGAMAYTIVVAASASESAAMQYLAPYAGCTMGEYFRDRGQDALIVYDDLTKQAWAYRQISLLLRRPPGREAYPGDVFYLHSRLLERAARVSEDYVEKFTNGEVKGKSGSLTALPVIETQAGDVTAFVPTNVISITDGQIFLETDLFNAGIRPAINAGVSVSRVGGAAQTKVVKKLSGGIRTDLAQYRELAAFAQFASDLDEATRKQLERGRRVTELLKQPQYQPLQVWELSVALFAANNGYLDDLEVSQVLPFEKGLREFLKASHADLIKRIEDNKDLSKDDEGALHAALKDFKKSGAY; encoded by the coding sequence ATGCAACTCAATCCCTCTGAGATCAGCGAGCTGATCAAGAGCCGGATCCAGGGCCTTGAAGCGAGCGCGGACGTTCGCAACCAGGGCACCGTGATCTCCGTGACCGACGGTATCGTGCGTATCCACGGCCTGTCGGAAGTGATGCAGGGCGAAATGCTCGAATTCCCGGGCAACACCTTCGGCCTCGCGCTGAACCTCGAACGTGACTCGGTCGGCGCCGTTATTCTCGGTCAGTACGAGCACATCTCGGAAGGCGACATCGTCAAGACGACGGGCCGCATTCTCGAAGTGCCGGTTGGTCCGGAACTCATCGGCCGCGTGGTCGATGCGCTCGGCAACCCGATCGACGGCAAGGGCCCGATCAACGCGAAGGCCACTGACGCCATCGAAAAGATCGCGCCGGGCGTGATCTGGCGTAAGTCGGTGTCGCAGCCGGTGCAAACGGGTCTGAAGTCGATCGACTCGATGGTGCCGATCGGCCGTGGCCAGCGCGAGCTGATCATCGGCGACCGTCAGTGCGGCAAGACCGCGGTGGCCGTCGACGCGATCATCAACCAGAAGGGCAAGGACCTTTTCTGTATCTACGTCGCGATCGGCCAGAAGGCTTCGTCGATCATGAACGTGGTGCGCAAGCTCGAAGAAACCGGCGCGATGGCTTATACCATCGTCGTGGCGGCTTCGGCTTCGGAATCGGCCGCGATGCAATACCTCGCGCCGTACGCCGGCTGCACGATGGGCGAATACTTCCGCGATCGCGGGCAAGACGCGCTCATCGTCTATGACGATTTGACCAAGCAAGCGTGGGCGTATCGCCAGATTTCGCTGCTGCTGCGCCGTCCGCCGGGCCGTGAAGCGTACCCGGGTGACGTGTTCTATCTGCACTCGCGTCTGCTCGAGCGTGCGGCTCGCGTCTCGGAAGACTACGTCGAGAAGTTCACGAACGGTGAAGTGAAGGGCAAGAGCGGCTCGCTGACGGCACTGCCCGTCATCGAAACGCAAGCCGGCGACGTGACCGCGTTCGTTCCGACGAACGTGATCTCGATTACCGACGGCCAGATCTTCCTGGAAACCGACCTGTTCAACGCCGGTATCCGTCCCGCGATCAACGCGGGCGTGTCGGTGTCGCGCGTCGGTGGTGCGGCTCAGACCAAGGTCGTGAAGAAGCTGTCGGGCGGTATCCGTACCGACCTCGCGCAGTATCGTGAACTGGCTGCGTTCGCGCAGTTCGCATCGGACCTGGACGAAGCCACCCGCAAGCAGCTCGAACGCGGCCGCCGCGTTACGGAACTGCTGAAGCAGCCGCAGTATCAACCGCTGCAAGTGTGGGAACTGTCGGTTGCGCTGTTCGCAGCCAACAACGGCTATCTGGACGATCTCGAAGTCTCGCAAGTTCTGCCTTTCGAAAAGGGCCTGCGCGAATTCCTGAAGGCCAGCCACGCCGATCTGATTAAGCGCATCGAAGACAATAAAGACTTGTCGAAGGACGACGAAGGCGCACTGCATGCCGCGCTGAAGGACTTCAAGAAGTCGGGCGCTTATTGA
- a CDS encoding F0F1 ATP synthase subunit delta, whose product MAELATIARPYAEALFRVAESGDLAGWSTFVEELAQVARLPEVETVASNPKVSRQQIVDLLLAAVNSPLAQSQPQAKNFVGMLVENHRLPLLPEIAVQFDELKNAREGAADAHIVSAFPLEGEQLNDLVASLERKFQRKLKPIVEVDRSLIGGVRVTVGDEVLDTSVRARLASMQTALTA is encoded by the coding sequence ATGGCCGAACTTGCAACCATCGCTCGTCCTTACGCAGAAGCGCTGTTCCGCGTGGCCGAAAGCGGCGATCTCGCGGGCTGGTCCACCTTCGTCGAGGAGCTGGCACAGGTTGCGCGTCTGCCCGAAGTGGAAACGGTCGCTTCGAACCCGAAGGTGAGCCGTCAGCAAATCGTCGATCTCCTGCTCGCCGCAGTGAACTCGCCGCTCGCGCAGAGCCAGCCTCAAGCGAAGAACTTCGTCGGCATGCTGGTCGAGAACCATCGCCTGCCGCTGCTGCCGGAAATCGCCGTCCAGTTCGACGAGCTGAAGAACGCCCGTGAAGGTGCTGCCGATGCTCACATCGTGAGCGCGTTCCCCCTCGAAGGCGAACAGTTGAACGACCTCGTTGCAAGCCTCGAACGCAAGTTTCAGCGCAAGCTGAAACCGATCGTCGAAGTCGATCGTTCGCTGATCGGCGGCGTTCGCGTGACGGTTGGCGACGAAGTGCTCGATACCTCGGTCCGCGCGCGCCTCGCCAGCATGCAGACGGCTCTGACCGCCTGA
- a CDS encoding F0F1 ATP synthase subunit B, translating into MNLNATLFAQMVVFLILAWFTMKFVWPPLINALDERSKKIADGLAAADKGKAELEAAHKRVDQELAQARNDGQQRIADAEKRAAAVADEIKANAQAEAARIVAQAKADADQQVVKARETLRAEVAALAVKGAEQILKREVDQKAHADLLNQLKAEL; encoded by the coding sequence GTGAATCTCAACGCAACCCTGTTTGCGCAAATGGTCGTGTTTCTGATCCTCGCGTGGTTCACGATGAAGTTCGTGTGGCCCCCGTTGATCAACGCCCTCGACGAGCGCTCGAAAAAGATTGCCGACGGCCTCGCCGCCGCCGACAAGGGCAAAGCGGAACTCGAAGCTGCGCACAAGCGCGTGGACCAGGAACTCGCGCAAGCGCGCAACGACGGCCAGCAACGCATCGCCGACGCTGAAAAGCGCGCGGCCGCAGTCGCCGACGAAATCAAGGCGAACGCCCAGGCCGAAGCCGCGCGCATCGTCGCGCAAGCCAAGGCGGACGCCGACCAGCAGGTCGTGAAGGCGCGCGAGACGCTGCGCGCTGAAGTCGCGGCACTGGCTGTGAAAGGCGCCGAGCAGATTCTGAAGCGCGAAGTCGATCAGAAGGCTCACGCCGATCTGCTGAATCAACTCAAAGCCGAGCTCTGA
- the atpE gene encoding F0F1 ATP synthase subunit C yields MQAFIANIQGLTAIGIGIIIGLGAIGACIGIGLMGGKYIEACARQPELMNPLQTKMFLLAGLIDAAFLIGVGVAMLFAFANPLLSKLAG; encoded by the coding sequence ATGCAAGCTTTCATCGCCAACATCCAGGGTCTGACCGCCATCGGTATCGGCATCATCATCGGCCTGGGTGCAATCGGCGCCTGTATCGGTATCGGTCTGATGGGCGGCAAGTACATTGAAGCATGCGCCCGCCAGCCGGAACTGATGAACCCGCTGCAGACCAAGATGTTCCTGCTGGCTGGTCTGATCGACGCGGCGTTCCTGATCGGCGTTGGTGTGGCAATGCTGTTTGCGTTCGCGAACCCGCTGCTCTCGAAGCTCGCAGGCTGA
- the atpB gene encoding F0F1 ATP synthase subunit A: MAASEGTHALDPSEYIAHHLQNLSTQTQTSIFDIHVWNLDTLFWSIVCGLVTILILGLAARKATSGVPGRFQCAIEMLVEMVEDQSKSMIHGSRRFIAPLALTVFVWVALMNTLDFIPVDLPGRVIGWLGLEQVLPHHRIVPTADLNGTIGIALGVFVLMIYYNFKIKGAGGFVHELLSAPFGAHPLLWIPNLALNIIEFVAKTVSLGMRLFGNMYAGELLFLLIALLGSMWTFGADTSVLGFLGHVVAGTVWAIFHILIVLLQAFIFMMLTLVYIGQAHDSH; the protein is encoded by the coding sequence ATGGCAGCTAGCGAAGGAACGCACGCTCTGGATCCGTCCGAGTACATTGCGCACCACTTGCAGAATCTTTCCACGCAGACACAGACGTCGATCTTCGACATCCACGTCTGGAATCTCGACACGCTGTTCTGGTCGATCGTGTGCGGTCTCGTGACCATTCTCATTCTCGGTCTTGCGGCGCGCAAGGCGACGTCCGGTGTTCCCGGCCGTTTCCAGTGCGCCATCGAGATGCTGGTCGAAATGGTCGAAGACCAGTCGAAGTCGATGATCCACGGCAGCCGCCGCTTCATCGCTCCGCTCGCACTGACCGTGTTCGTCTGGGTCGCCCTGATGAACACGCTCGACTTCATCCCCGTCGACTTGCCGGGCCGCGTCATCGGCTGGCTGGGTCTCGAACAGGTCCTGCCGCATCATCGCATCGTGCCGACGGCTGACCTGAACGGCACCATCGGCATCGCGCTCGGCGTGTTCGTGCTGATGATCTACTACAACTTCAAGATCAAGGGCGCAGGCGGCTTCGTGCACGAACTCCTGTCCGCTCCGTTCGGCGCGCATCCGCTGCTGTGGATTCCGAACCTCGCGCTGAACATCATCGAGTTCGTCGCCAAGACGGTTTCGCTCGGCATGCGGCTCTTCGGCAACATGTACGCCGGCGAACTGCTGTTCCTGCTGATCGCCCTTCTGGGCAGCATGTGGACGTTCGGTGCGGACACCTCCGTTCTCGGCTTCCTCGGCCATGTGGTCGCGGGCACGGTCTGGGCGATCTTCCACATTCTGATCGTGTTGTTGCAGGCGTTCATTTTCATGATGCTGACGCTGGTGTACATCGGCCAGGCGCATGACTCACACTGA
- a CDS encoding ATP synthase subunit I: MVEGLKTVREENRAPDAHATGEANASGNQPRGSSNDSWDAEAQENNIVPLTRDQAEKLFGPEVSRPSRVTPFRVVAAQMVLSLGATLLWWLFYKPPGDAALSAFLGGAICWVPSALFASRLKAKSGAETIMSWMIGEALKMGATIAMFVAVAYWYKSALWLPLLVTYIVALKTYWVAMALR; the protein is encoded by the coding sequence TTGGTTGAAGGTTTGAAGACGGTGCGAGAGGAAAATCGAGCGCCGGACGCTCACGCAACCGGCGAGGCGAACGCCTCCGGAAATCAGCCGCGCGGTTCGTCGAACGACTCGTGGGATGCCGAAGCGCAAGAAAACAATATCGTTCCGCTCACGCGGGATCAGGCAGAGAAGCTGTTTGGCCCTGAGGTGAGTCGTCCATCGCGTGTCACGCCTTTTAGAGTCGTGGCAGCGCAAATGGTTTTGTCCCTGGGTGCGACGCTGTTGTGGTGGCTGTTCTACAAGCCGCCGGGCGATGCTGCGCTGTCCGCATTTCTGGGGGGAGCAATCTGCTGGGTGCCGAGCGCCTTGTTCGCCTCGCGCCTGAAAGCGAAGAGCGGCGCCGAGACGATCATGAGCTGGATGATCGGCGAGGCGCTCAAGATGGGAGCGACGATTGCCATGTTCGTGGCGGTCGCGTACTGGTACAAGAGCGCGTTGTGGCTGCCCTTGCTCGTTACGTACATCGTCGCTCTGAAGACTTACTGGGTTGCAATGGCGCTTCGGTGA